From the Endozoicomonas sp. Mp262 genome, the window ACCCGTGGTGATATAGTGAGGTATGTCATCCTGTTCAAAGCCCGGCAATGCCAGTGCTTTATCGATGACCCGGGTGAAATCATGCCCCTCGATATGTTGAACACCAGGCCATCCCACACTATTGCAGGTAAATATCCGATCCCCATAATTTCCAATGGTGGGATCAATAATGCAGTTTGAGGTCATCACAATAGCACCGGGAAACTGTGCAAACTCACGCTGCTGGTTTTGCCAGGCACTACCGTAATTACCTACCAGATGAGGGTATTTTTTTAGTTGAGGGTAAGCATGGGCAGGCAACATCTCCCCGTTAGTGTATACATTAATTCCCTTCCCTTCGGTCTGTTTGAGAATAGATTCCAGGTCAATCAAATCATGGCCTGAAACCAAAATCGCTTTTCCGGCTACCGAACGGGTATTAACCCGGGTTGGCTCCGGATCACCAAAGGTTTCTGTTTCCCCTTTATCCAGCATTTCCATAATGCGGTAATTGAACAATCCAATGGACATGGCATTATCAAGCAGAGCCTGAATCTCTTGTGGATCTGAACCCAACCAGGCCATATGCCTGTGAAACTCGGCATAAATCACATCATCACGCTCTCCAAGCACCCTGGCATGCTCCATATAAGCCGCTGCCCCTTTGAGGGCATAGAGATTGAGCAGGCGCAAACCGATAACATCCTCACCCACGGTATCTTTTCCCCGGTTGGGCAGTAACTCCGGTGCCTGAAACAGTAAACCCGCCTTATCTTTAGCCAGTGAAAACGAAGCGGGACCCATTAAAACTTCAGGCTGACGACCATTGGCAGCACACTTGTTTTCATACGCTGCCCGAAGCCAGTCCCTGGCTTGCTCTGCCTCCCGGGCAAGTTGAACAATCCGGTGATCATCAAAGTTAACATTGGTTAATGTGGCAAAAAACGCCTGGGGTACAAACGCATCAAGATCCGGGTTAATGATCCCTTCTTCTCTGGCAACCAGGGCGTAGGCAGAGACTCCCTGAAGCATGTAGATCAGCACATCCTGCAAATCAGATGTCACTGCATTTTTCC encodes:
- the hcp gene encoding hydroxylamine reductase, with translation MFCIQCEQTIRTPAGNGCAYVRGLCGKNAVTSDLQDVLIYMLQGVSAYALVAREEGIINPDLDAFVPQAFFATLTNVNFDDHRIVQLAREAEQARDWLRAAYENKCAANGRQPEVLMGPASFSLAKDKAGLLFQAPELLPNRGKDTVGEDVIGLRLLNLYALKGAAAYMEHARVLGERDDVIYAEFHRHMAWLGSDPQEIQALLDNAMSIGLFNYRIMEMLDKGETETFGDPEPTRVNTRSVAGKAILVSGHDLIDLESILKQTEGKGINVYTNGEMLPAHAYPQLKKYPHLVGNYGSAWQNQQREFAQFPGAIVMTSNCIIDPTIGNYGDRIFTCNSVGWPGVQHIEGHDFTRVIDKALALPGFEQDDIPHYITTGFARNALMQAAPAVIEKVKSGDIKHFFLIGGCDGDKAERAYFRDMAEAVPKDSVILTLACGKYKFNKLDFGDIGGIPRLLDIGQCNDAYSAIQLALALAAEFDCDINELPLTLVLSWFEQKAIVILLTLLALGVKNIYTGPTPPAFLTENLLDTLTEKFQLKMTSTVEQDLKQILSVA